From the genome of Campylobacter concisus, one region includes:
- the sdhB gene encoding 8-methylmenaquinol:fumarate reductase iron-sulfur subunit, whose protein sequence is MKIIIDRFDGTKKYESTYELTNEEIKGKTLLTVLLDIKQKKDATLNFTASCRSAICGACAVRVNGHSYLACDTKMNELLAEYDNPESIRISPLGNFRVISDLMVDWEPSIENLRKIKPSITAKSEFSAEKGCKQSQKEYEKVALEWDCILCGACASECNKLEADASDYMQPFVFVHAYRAAFDSRSKDPMPHLKPAIDNGLWMCVKCQECADRCPKGISACKDITDLRIMAIQKGFDDGMGPDHAEAFLTDLVDGSGRLNEIKLALRSEGVFRNMGKMDIAANLMLAGKMNPLHIFGEEDIERHDDLVKMINAARKAASKE, encoded by the coding sequence ATGAAAATTATTATCGACCGCTTTGACGGAACTAAAAAATATGAATCAACTTATGAGCTAACAAATGAAGAGATCAAAGGCAAAACTCTTTTAACAGTGCTTCTTGATATCAAACAAAAAAAGGATGCGACGTTAAATTTCACAGCATCTTGCCGTTCAGCGATATGTGGAGCGTGCGCTGTTAGAGTAAATGGACACTCATATCTAGCCTGTGATACAAAGATGAATGAGCTTTTGGCTGAGTATGACAATCCAGAGAGCATAAGAATTTCTCCACTTGGAAATTTCAGGGTCATCTCTGATCTTATGGTGGACTGGGAACCAAGTATCGAAAATTTACGCAAGATAAAGCCTAGCATTACTGCTAAGTCAGAATTTAGCGCAGAAAAAGGCTGTAAGCAAAGTCAAAAAGAGTATGAAAAAGTAGCGCTTGAATGGGACTGCATACTTTGCGGAGCGTGCGCTAGTGAGTGTAATAAACTTGAAGCTGATGCGAGCGATTATATGCAGCCATTTGTATTTGTGCATGCTTATAGAGCTGCCTTTGACTCACGCAGCAAAGATCCTATGCCGCACCTAAAACCAGCTATCGATAATGGTCTTTGGATGTGCGTAAAGTGCCAAGAGTGTGCTGATCGCTGTCCAAAAGGCATAAGCGCATGTAAAGACATAACTGATCTTCGCATCATGGCTATACAAAAAGGCTTTGATGATGGTATGGGACCAGATCACGCTGAAGCATTCTTAACTGATCTAGTTGATGGCTCAGGCAGACTAAATGAGATCAAGCTTGCGCTTCGCTCTGAGGGAGTGTTTAGAAATATGGGCAAAATGGATATCGCTGCAAATTTAATGCTTGCAGGTAAGATGAATCCACTTCATATTTTCGGCGAAGAGGACATAGAAAGACATGATGATCTAGTAAAAATGATAAATGCGGCTCGCAAAGCTGCTAGTAAGGAGTAA
- the purQ gene encoding phosphoribosylformylglycinamidine synthase I, whose protein sequence is MKVAIILFPGTNCEEDTAHAFKLLGCQTQIIWHKEDKIDADLVVLPGGFSYGDYLRTAAIAKFSPAMQAVKEHAKKGGYILGICNGFQMLLELGLLKGAMRRNENLNFVSKYHHLKVISNNNKFLVNLAKNEVVNIPIAHGEGNYYTDENTLKGLYDNDQVLLKYCDAKGNEINPNGSVDSIAGICDESKKIFGLMPHPERACENILGTDDGIKMLKGLVW, encoded by the coding sequence ATGAAAGTAGCGATAATACTTTTTCCTGGCACAAACTGCGAAGAAGACACAGCTCACGCATTTAAATTACTTGGATGCCAAACACAGATCATTTGGCACAAAGAAGATAAGATTGATGCTGATCTAGTCGTACTTCCAGGCGGTTTTAGCTATGGAGATTATCTAAGAACAGCTGCAATAGCCAAATTTAGCCCAGCGATGCAGGCTGTAAAAGAGCATGCAAAAAAAGGCGGCTATATCTTAGGAATTTGCAATGGTTTTCAGATGCTGCTTGAGCTTGGGCTCTTAAAGGGTGCAATGAGAAGAAATGAAAATTTAAATTTCGTTTCAAAATATCACCACCTAAAGGTAATCTCAAATAACAATAAATTCTTAGTAAATTTAGCCAAAAACGAAGTAGTTAATATCCCTATTGCTCATGGCGAGGGCAACTATTATACTGACGAAAACACTCTAAAAGGCCTTTACGACAACGATCAAGTACTACTAAAATACTGTGATGCTAAAGGCAACGAAATAAATCCAAACGGCTCAGTCGATAGCATAGCAGGAATTTGTGATGAGAGCAAAAAGATTTTTGGTCTTATGCCTCACCCAGAGCGCGCTTGTGAGAACATTTTAGGTACAGATGATGGTATAAAGATGCTAAAAGGCCTAGTTTGGTAA
- a CDS encoding SH3 domain-containing protein has protein sequence MVKHFLFISLLVLNLFAANTDEVSVFDMMDEAREDKFVNSPTSNPKTQKPPKEQDFSRKFVSPQPERITPEQMRNIVPTNEPDISVPDNQVYDKIKVKELLLKATNVPKNVVIGEIFSIEIVADTQNDFEFEFETQLDETNIKWLNKKNFQWVKSEDNKYVGTFYLEATSIDAKTLKVSLILKRNGENYQNSSINIFLPKLKELRSDENYNHIVADNLEVKKFKTTKFDDINNIMVVEIYGNNVDLSAFNIENKTILKQGVDTINGDFNSQSAYYFAVFKPNKKSLDFNYYNLRKAKFESFSLPVSVEDDDVSTQIGLNPKQSEFSTYKDVTIYSCAVIFILLAIWRRRLSYFFVAAIFIALGIYTYNPFGKAVLKPDISVSILPTKNSTIFYTSRKNENVEILDTKGDYSKILFTDGKIGWVKKDNLVKN, from the coding sequence TTGGTAAAACATTTTCTTTTTATCTCCCTACTCGTACTAAATTTATTTGCTGCAAATACCGATGAAGTCAGCGTTTTTGACATGATGGACGAAGCTAGGGAGGATAAATTTGTAAATAGCCCTACTTCAAATCCAAAAACTCAAAAACCGCCAAAAGAACAAGATTTTTCAAGAAAATTTGTATCACCACAGCCAGAGCGTATCACTCCAGAGCAGATGCGAAACATCGTGCCAACAAACGAGCCAGATATTAGCGTCCCAGACAATCAAGTATATGACAAGATCAAAGTAAAAGAGCTTCTTTTAAAAGCCACAAATGTACCAAAAAATGTTGTTATAGGAGAAATTTTTAGTATTGAGATAGTGGCTGATACACAAAATGACTTTGAGTTTGAGTTTGAGACACAGCTTGATGAAACAAATATCAAATGGCTAAATAAGAAAAATTTTCAATGGGTAAAAAGCGAAGACAACAAATATGTAGGTACTTTTTATCTTGAGGCAACAAGCATTGACGCAAAGACTTTAAAAGTTAGTTTAATCCTAAAAAGAAATGGCGAGAACTATCAAAACTCTAGCATAAATATCTTCTTGCCAAAGCTAAAAGAGCTTAGAAGCGATGAGAACTACAACCATATCGTGGCCGATAATCTTGAAGTTAAGAAATTTAAGACAACAAAATTTGATGATATAAATAATATTATGGTCGTTGAAATTTACGGCAACAACGTAGATCTAAGCGCCTTTAATATTGAAAATAAAACGATATTAAAGCAAGGCGTAGATACGATAAATGGCGACTTTAACTCACAAAGTGCATATTATTTTGCAGTATTTAAGCCAAATAAAAAATCGCTTGACTTTAATTATTACAACCTAAGAAAGGCCAAATTTGAAAGCTTTTCTTTACCAGTGAGTGTCGAAGATGACGATGTCAGCACACAAATCGGACTAAACCCAAAACAAAGTGAGTTTAGCACCTATAAAGATGTCACGATCTACTCTTGTGCGGTAATTTTTATATTATTAGCTATTTGGCGCAGAAGGCTTAGCTACTTTTTCGTAGCAGCCATTTTTATAGCACTTGGAATTTATACCTACAACCCTTTTGGTAAGGCTGTTCTAAAACCAGATATTAGCGTTTCGATATTGCCTACAAAAAACTCAACCATCTTTTACACATCTCGTAAAAATGAGAATGTAGAAATTTTAGACACCAAAGGTGACTACTCAAAAATTTTATTTACTGATGGTAAGATTGGCTGGGTAAAAAAGGATAATCTTGTCAAAAATTAG
- the sdhA gene encoding 8-methylmenaquinol:fumarate reductase flavoprotein subunit, translating to MSEKFTRREFLQSACISVGALATTAGTTNVFAGELPKGNESGLPSVDVLIIGSGGAGLRAATAVRKQYPNSTVVVATKMMPSRNATCMAEGGINGVTDFSNGDSFKLHAYDTVKGAAYLADQDAVVKFCEAAGAVIHELDHNGMLFSRIDNGDVSRKDNGDVAFRFMGGASKKRCNYAADKTGHVLMHACLDDAITAGVKFLMDHELLEIGLEDGKVEGVVLRNIQDGQIYPVLCKSLVIATGGYTRIFYNRTSVPFIATGDGIAAALKAGLGFEDPEMLQFHPTGVQNGGTLITEAARGEGGYLLNNKGERFMKNYHEKMELAPRDVVARAIETEIREGRGFGEGMSAYVLCDVRHLGKDTIMKKLPKIRHTAMLFQNIDLIEQPVPIRPTAHYSMGGIEVAKFDDMSTKIPGIYVGGEASCVSIHGANRLGGNSLTDAVVTGDLAGKGAGAYAQNAKFASGKKTSELVKMWQDKFKSIATGEGGVNDMYALREELGKNNWDLMGIFRTGDKLDQLSKNLEAIQAKYDAIKVPNKNPVMNTAFTDYVELGNLILLSRAACLAAQNRLESRGAHTREDYPKRDDVNFLKHSIVTLKDGKLELSYKDVVTGIFSLDGKKPE from the coding sequence ATGAGTGAAAAATTTACCAGAAGAGAATTTCTACAAAGTGCCTGTATCAGCGTAGGTGCGCTAGCTACAACAGCTGGTACGACCAATGTTTTTGCTGGTGAGTTGCCAAAAGGCAATGAAAGTGGCTTACCATCTGTTGATGTGCTAATAATCGGCTCTGGCGGTGCTGGACTTCGTGCAGCAACAGCCGTTCGCAAGCAATATCCAAACTCAACCGTCGTTGTTGCTACAAAGATGATGCCATCACGTAATGCGACCTGTATGGCGGAGGGCGGAATAAACGGCGTTACTGACTTTAGTAATGGCGATAGCTTCAAGCTTCACGCTTATGACACAGTTAAAGGTGCGGCTTATCTTGCCGATCAAGATGCAGTTGTGAAATTTTGCGAGGCAGCAGGCGCAGTTATCCACGAGCTAGACCACAATGGCATGCTCTTTTCTCGTATAGATAATGGTGACGTGTCCCGTAAAGATAATGGTGATGTTGCGTTTCGCTTCATGGGTGGCGCTAGCAAAAAACGCTGTAACTACGCAGCTGATAAAACTGGTCACGTTTTGATGCACGCCTGTCTTGACGATGCTATCACAGCTGGCGTTAAATTTCTAATGGATCATGAGCTACTTGAGATCGGTCTTGAGGATGGCAAGGTTGAAGGCGTCGTTCTTCGCAACATCCAAGATGGTCAAATTTACCCAGTTCTTTGCAAATCTCTAGTCATCGCAACTGGCGGATACACTAGAATTTTTTATAACCGCACATCAGTTCCATTTATAGCAACTGGTGATGGCATCGCTGCTGCGCTTAAAGCAGGTCTTGGTTTTGAAGACCCTGAGATGCTTCAGTTTCACCCAACTGGCGTTCAAAATGGTGGCACATTAATCACTGAAGCAGCCCGCGGCGAGGGCGGATACTTGTTAAACAACAAGGGCGAGCGCTTTATGAAAAACTATCATGAAAAGATGGAACTAGCTCCTCGTGACGTCGTCGCTCGTGCGATCGAGACAGAAATTCGCGAGGGTAGAGGCTTTGGCGAGGGCATGAGCGCTTACGTGCTTTGTGACGTTCGCCACCTTGGCAAAGATACTATTATGAAAAAGCTTCCAAAAATTCGCCACACTGCTATGCTTTTCCAAAATATCGATCTAATCGAGCAACCAGTGCCTATCCGTCCAACAGCTCACTACTCAATGGGTGGTATAGAGGTAGCTAAATTTGATGATATGAGCACAAAAATCCCTGGAATTTATGTAGGTGGTGAGGCTTCATGTGTATCTATCCACGGTGCAAACCGCCTTGGTGGAAACAGCCTAACTGACGCAGTTGTAACTGGCGATCTAGCTGGCAAGGGTGCTGGCGCTTACGCTCAAAATGCAAAATTTGCAAGCGGAAAGAAAACTTCTGAGCTAGTAAAAATGTGGCAAGATAAATTTAAATCTATCGCAACAGGCGAGGGCGGAGTGAACGATATGTACGCGCTTCGTGAAGAGCTTGGTAAAAACAACTGGGATCTAATGGGTATCTTTAGAACAGGCGACAAGCTAGATCAGCTCTCTAAAAATTTAGAAGCTATCCAAGCAAAATATGACGCCATCAAAGTGCCAAATAAAAATCCAGTCATGAATACAGCATTTACCGACTATGTCGAGCTTGGCAACCTTATACTTCTTTCTCGTGCAGCATGCCTTGCAGCGCAAAATCGTCTTGAGAGCCGTGGCGCTCACACAAGAGAGGACTATCCAAAAAGAGATGATGTAAATTTCTTAAAACACAGCATAGTCACACTAAAAGACGGCAAGCTCGAACTTAGCTACAAAGACGTTGTGACAGGCATATTTTCACTTGACGGCAAGAAGCCAGAGTAA
- a CDS encoding lysophospholipid acyltransferase family protein, which translates to MILSKIRALFFAIEFVISVVLVVFFMWLFNDKNRAIRKFWGRSQRFFGGYKLEVIGNFSDEANILLINHQSMLDIIVIEELHPKNVCWIAKAQIGKIPIIGKILSLPKMIAVERENKHSLIKLLSEAKDRVENGRVLAIFPEGTRSQTNKLLPFKGGAKLLVEKLNLKVQPIVIVGSDAMKVKEFSFKKADIKLFCLDLVDTSKENWLEATRESMQKVLDENRK; encoded by the coding sequence ATAATCTTGTCAAAAATTAGAGCTTTATTTTTTGCTATTGAGTTTGTTATCAGCGTTGTTCTAGTCGTCTTTTTTATGTGGCTATTTAATGACAAAAATAGAGCCATAAGAAAATTTTGGGGAAGATCACAAAGGTTTTTTGGTGGCTATAAACTTGAAGTGATAGGCAATTTTAGTGATGAAGCAAATATCTTGCTCATAAACCACCAAAGCATGCTTGATATCATCGTCATCGAAGAGCTTCACCCAAAAAATGTATGCTGGATCGCAAAGGCACAGATCGGCAAAATTCCTATAATTGGTAAAATTTTAAGCTTGCCAAAAATGATAGCGGTTGAGCGTGAAAATAAACACTCTCTTATAAAGCTTTTAAGCGAAGCAAAAGATAGGGTTGAAAATGGTCGTGTTTTAGCGATATTTCCCGAAGGAACTAGATCTCAGACCAATAAACTTTTGCCTTTTAAAGGTGGTGCAAAACTATTAGTTGAAAAGCTGAATTTAAAAGTTCAACCTATCGTTATAGTAGGAAGCGATGCTATGAAAGTGAAAGAATTTAGCTTTAAAAAAGCAGATATCAAGCTCTTTTGCCTTGATTTAGTCGATACTTCAAAAGAAAACTGGCTAGAGGCAACTAGAGAGAGTATGCAAAAAGTCCTAGACGAAAATAGAAAATAA
- a CDS encoding ABC transporter substrate-binding protein, whose amino-acid sequence MFKKILLLAFLLVSLQARVVLDGDDKKVEVPDVIERATPLIGAFVQVSAMLGNEDHIISGAPKLPALMSKIFPKIKSNDNKSGMLSSSVETIIASKTQVVFGPVGMMFDENSKAQLESAGIAVVKIDKFQSIKEIQDSFSKIAEIWGEKSVKRAREFNDYFNDNIKFVSQKTANLTPKKRVLVLNYSSGNFNTISSKDIGAEYISVAGGINLSSELSDGDFKISKAINEEQVIIFNPDIIITNSQKSADAIAKNASFAKLKAVQNGEIFVVPSGVYLWSVRSAEGALYPLWLAKTFYPEQFSDLNLEQKTREFYERFYNYKLSDSELKEILHPKGEF is encoded by the coding sequence ATGTTTAAGAAAATTTTGCTTTTGGCTTTTTTGCTTGTTAGTTTGCAAGCAAGAGTGGTGCTTGATGGCGACGATAAAAAGGTAGAAGTGCCTGATGTGATCGAGCGTGCGACGCCTTTGATAGGGGCTTTTGTGCAAGTCTCTGCGATGCTTGGTAACGAGGATCATATAATTAGCGGTGCGCCAAAACTGCCTGCGCTCATGTCAAAAATTTTTCCAAAAATAAAGAGCAACGATAACAAAAGTGGCATGCTAAGTAGCAGCGTCGAGACTATCATCGCGTCAAAAACGCAAGTTGTTTTTGGGCCAGTTGGTATGATGTTTGATGAAAATAGCAAGGCTCAGCTTGAGAGCGCTGGCATCGCAGTTGTGAAGATAGATAAATTTCAAAGCATCAAAGAGATACAAGATAGCTTTAGCAAGATCGCTGAAATTTGGGGCGAAAAGAGCGTAAAAAGGGCGCGTGAGTTTAATGACTATTTTAACGACAACATAAAATTTGTAAGCCAAAAAACAGCAAATTTAACGCCAAAAAAGAGAGTTTTGGTGCTTAACTATAGCTCAGGAAACTTTAACACCATCAGCTCAAAAGATATCGGCGCTGAGTATATTAGCGTGGCTGGTGGTATAAATTTAAGCTCAGAGCTAAGCGATGGGGATTTTAAAATTTCAAAAGCGATAAACGAAGAGCAAGTCATCATCTTTAACCCAGACATAATCATCACAAATTCACAAAAAAGTGCCGATGCTATCGCTAAAAATGCATCATTTGCTAAGCTAAAAGCTGTGCAAAATGGAGAAATTTTTGTAGTGCCAAGTGGCGTTTATCTTTGGAGCGTAAGAAGCGCTGAAGGTGCGTTATATCCGCTTTGGCTGGCTAAGACATTTTACCCAGAGCAGTTTAGCGACCTAAATTTAGAGCAAAAAACAAGAGAGTTTTACGAGAGATTTTATAACTACAAGCTAAGTGATAGCGAGCTAAAAGAAATTTTGCACCCAAAGGGTGAATTCTGA
- the htpG gene encoding molecular chaperone HtpG: protein MADKFEFQTEVNDLLNLMIHSLYSNKEIFLRELISNSNDALDKLNYLCLTDEKYKNLSYTPRIDIKVDEKAKTLTISDNGIGMDKDELIANLGTIARSGTKGFMKNLSGDAKKDSSLIGQFGVGFYSAFMVANKIEVISKRALSDKAYKWTSDAKSYEIEDAKKDSFGTDIILHLNDDEFANSWRIEEIVKKYSNHIPYPIFMDKQSYVAPKEGEKEGTYETKNEQINKANALWRLNKASLKEQDYNDFYKQISHDSSDPLLYIHTKAEGKIEYSTLFYVPSTEPFDLFRVDYQSGVKLYVKRVFITDDAKELLPPYLRFIKGVIDVEDLPLNVSREILQENAIMRSVKEQSVKKILSELAKLKDNDREKYIKFYKLFGKVLKEGLYGFNAEKEQILDLCLFKSSKRDGLISLKEYKEAMKEDQKSIYYISGNNENMLKNSPLLESFKKNDIEVLIMDEEIDTIVMPMVNEFDKTPLKSVSHADINDEIKSDEKVDESKVANTLVKMKEILKDEVKDVRLSSRLSSSAAVLIYDKNDPDYAMQEMLKQMGQGANAPKVKPILEINADHEIFAKLEKNEAMVYDIAPLLLNMARLNEGMSLENPAKFSELLTKVMIKAI, encoded by the coding sequence ATGGCAGATAAATTTGAATTTCAAACCGAGGTCAATGACCTTTTAAATTTAATGATCCACTCTCTTTACTCAAATAAAGAGATATTTTTAAGAGAGCTCATCTCAAACTCAAATGACGCTCTTGACAAGCTAAACTACTTATGCTTGACCGATGAAAAATATAAAAACTTAAGCTACACTCCGAGGATCGACATCAAAGTAGATGAGAAAGCTAAGACTTTAACCATCAGCGACAATGGTATCGGCATGGATAAGGACGAGCTCATCGCAAATTTAGGTACCATCGCAAGAAGTGGCACAAAAGGTTTTATGAAAAATTTAAGCGGCGATGCAAAAAAGGATAGCTCGCTGATCGGTCAGTTTGGTGTTGGCTTTTACTCAGCATTTATGGTGGCAAACAAGATCGAGGTCATAAGCAAACGAGCACTTAGCGACAAAGCCTATAAATGGACATCTGATGCAAAAAGCTATGAGATCGAAGATGCTAAAAAAGATAGCTTTGGAACGGACATCATCTTGCATTTAAACGATGATGAGTTTGCAAATTCTTGGCGTATCGAAGAGATAGTCAAGAAGTATTCAAATCACATTCCTTATCCTATATTTATGGATAAACAAAGCTATGTCGCTCCAAAAGAAGGCGAAAAAGAGGGCACTTATGAGACTAAAAACGAGCAAATAAACAAGGCAAATGCGCTTTGGAGGCTAAATAAAGCTAGCCTTAAAGAGCAAGATTATAACGACTTTTATAAGCAAATTTCTCACGACAGTAGCGATCCACTCCTTTATATCCACACAAAGGCTGAGGGCAAGATCGAGTACTCAACTCTATTTTATGTGCCAAGCACCGAGCCATTTGATCTATTTAGAGTCGATTATCAAAGTGGCGTAAAGCTTTATGTAAAAAGGGTTTTCATAACTGATGATGCAAAAGAGCTTTTGCCGCCATATTTAAGATTCATCAAAGGCGTAATCGATGTTGAAGACTTGCCGCTAAACGTTAGCCGTGAAATTTTACAAGAGAATGCGATCATGAGAAGTGTCAAAGAGCAAAGCGTGAAGAAAATTTTAAGCGAGCTTGCAAAGTTAAAAGATAACGACCGAGAAAAATACATAAAATTTTACAAACTGTTTGGCAAGGTTTTAAAAGAGGGACTTTACGGCTTTAATGCTGAAAAAGAACAAATTTTAGATCTTTGCCTATTTAAAAGCTCAAAAAGAGATGGGCTTATCAGCCTAAAAGAATACAAAGAGGCAATGAAAGAGGATCAAAAGTCGATCTACTACATCAGCGGCAACAACGAAAATATGCTAAAAAATTCTCCACTTCTAGAAAGCTTTAAGAAAAACGACATCGAAGTACTTATTATGGACGAGGAGATCGACACGATCGTAATGCCAATGGTTAATGAATTTGACAAAACACCTCTAAAATCAGTCTCACACGCTGACATAAATGACGAGATAAAAAGCGATGAGAAGGTTGATGAGAGCAAGGTTGCAAATACGCTTGTTAAAATGAAAGAAATTTTAAAAGATGAAGTCAAAGATGTAAGGCTTAGCTCAAGACTCTCAAGCTCCGCTGCGGTGCTAATTTATGATAAAAACGATCCTGATTACGCTATGCAAGAGATGTTAAAACAAATGGGACAAGGTGCAAACGCTCCAAAAGTTAAACCGATCTTGGAGATCAATGCTGATCATGAAATTTTTGCAAAACTCGAGAAAAATGAGGCGATGGTTTATGACATAGCGCCTTTGCTTCTTAATATGGCAAGGCTAAATGAGGGCATGAGCCTAGAAAATCCTGCCAAATTTTCAGAACTTCTAACAAAAGTGATGATAAAAGCTATCTAA
- the purC gene encoding phosphoribosylaminoimidazolesuccinocarboxamide synthase, whose protein sequence is MQKRELIYEGKGKKMYATDDANLLVAEFKDDLTAFDAQKRGNEAGKGALNNKISTQLFKLLESKSIVTDLVETISDTEQVVKKCEIIPLEVVVRNIATGSLSKRLGIKEGTVLPFTLVEFYYKNDDLHDPLVTDEHCIIMGLVKSEKDLQTLRHTAREINSILFKFFAERDLKLVDFKIEFGIDKDGNIILADEISPDSCRFWDAKTNEKLDKDRFRQDLGSVKVAYEEVLRRILS, encoded by the coding sequence ATGCAAAAAAGAGAGCTTATTTACGAGGGAAAAGGTAAAAAAATGTATGCCACAGACGATGCAAATCTGCTTGTGGCTGAATTTAAAGACGATCTAACAGCATTTGATGCTCAAAAAAGAGGCAACGAAGCTGGTAAAGGCGCATTAAATAATAAAATTTCAACACAGCTTTTTAAGCTTTTGGAGAGTAAAAGCATCGTGACTGACCTAGTTGAGACTATCAGCGACACTGAGCAAGTAGTCAAAAAATGCGAGATTATTCCTCTTGAAGTTGTTGTTAGAAACATTGCAACTGGTTCACTAAGTAAAAGACTTGGCATAAAAGAAGGCACGGTTTTACCTTTTACGCTTGTTGAGTTTTACTACAAAAACGATGATTTGCACGATCCATTAGTAACCGATGAGCACTGTATCATTATGGGATTAGTAAAGAGTGAAAAAGATCTTCAAACTCTAAGACACACAGCAAGAGAGATCAACTCTATATTATTTAAATTTTTTGCCGAAAGAGATCTAAAACTAGTTGATTTTAAAATAGAATTTGGTATCGACAAAGATGGCAATATCATTTTAGCTGATGAGATAAGCCCTGATAGTTGTAGATTCTGGGATGCTAAAACTAATGAAAAACTTGACAAAGATAGATTTAGACAAGATCTTGGTAGCGTAAAAGTTGCTTATGAAGAAGTTTTAAGAAGAATTTTATCATAA
- the sdhE gene encoding 8-methylmenaquinol:fumarate reductase membrane anchor subunit has translation MQNEFAFFPGCVLSQAAKEAKMSLEAIAPILGWKLHEIKGWSCCGAQQAQDVDPIATLVANARNIALAEQMNMPMLTTCSTCMLTLTRAKTTLDKGAKDRINTFLAEGNMKYNGSIEITSLLWVLYQNVETLRAKVVKPLSGLKVALFYGCHSLRPEKDLHNRESSVNPKSFETVVGALGATIVPFEKRLDCCGFHASYPAGTSVRKMSSQIVNNADENGADVVVTPCPLCQMQLDIYQERYQDENHSNVRKPIIHLSQLVGLALGLSVEDLGLDLNIIDATKIA, from the coding sequence ATGCAAAACGAATTCGCTTTTTTTCCAGGATGCGTACTCTCTCAAGCAGCTAAAGAGGCTAAGATGTCGCTTGAGGCTATCGCTCCGATACTTGGCTGGAAGCTTCACGAGATAAAGGGCTGGAGCTGCTGTGGTGCCCAACAAGCACAAGACGTCGATCCTATCGCTACGCTTGTGGCAAATGCTAGAAATATAGCGCTTGCTGAACAGATGAATATGCCTATGCTTACGACATGCTCAACTTGCATGCTAACTCTAACAAGAGCTAAAACTACGCTTGATAAGGGTGCAAAGGACCGCATAAATACTTTCTTGGCTGAGGGTAATATGAAATACAATGGCTCAATTGAGATCACAAGCCTTCTTTGGGTGCTTTATCAAAACGTAGAAACGCTAAGAGCAAAGGTTGTTAAACCACTTAGCGGGCTAAAAGTAGCGCTATTTTACGGCTGCCACAGCCTAAGACCTGAAAAAGATCTACATAATAGAGAAAGCTCAGTCAATCCAAAGAGCTTTGAAACCGTTGTAGGCGCACTTGGTGCTACTATTGTGCCATTTGAGAAAAGACTTGACTGCTGCGGATTCCACGCTAGCTACCCAGCTGGCACATCTGTAAGAAAAATGTCAAGCCAGATCGTAAATAACGCCGATGAAAACGGCGCTGACGTAGTTGTCACACCATGCCCGCTTTGTCAAATGCAACTTGACATCTACCAAGAGAGATATCAAGATGAAAACCACTCAAACGTGAGAAAGCCAATCATTCACCTGTCTCAGCTTGTAGGTCTTGCACTTGGTCTATCTGTTGAAGATCTTGGACTTGATCTAAACATCATCGACGCTACCAAGATAGCTTAA
- the purS gene encoding phosphoribosylformylglycinamidine synthase subunit PurS has protein sequence MKAVVNIALRSGVLDPAGKAVEHALNSLGFSGVSNVRIGKQIVLDIDESDKAKANEQLKVMCEELLANTVIEDYEIVL, from the coding sequence ATGAAAGCTGTTGTAAATATAGCATTAAGAAGTGGGGTCCTTGACCCTGCTGGCAAAGCAGTAGAGCACGCTTTAAATTCTCTCGGATTTAGTGGTGTATCAAATGTCAGGATAGGCAAACAAATTGTTTTAGATATCGATGAGAGTGATAAAGCTAAAGCGAATGAGCAGCTAAAAGTGATGTGCGAAGAGCTTTTAGCAAATACCGTCATCGAAGACTATGAGATCGTGCTATGA